The following are from one region of the Candidatus Bathyarchaeota archaeon genome:
- a CDS encoding Snf7 family protein: protein MPSNFVKRWEEKDQGGLKGVLKQSPPLRSKIELAIRRIEAQIQYLENTIANFSERDKYLFSKIVDLYSKNQIQRASIFANELAELRKMANFMMNAQLALERVVLRLRTVTQLGNVVVNLAPAAQVLQSVRTGIAGIMPNAEKELENIGLMLNDIMIEAGQTTGISPDIEVASEDARKILAEASMVAEQRMKEKFPELPALKQPEAGEEFKYPQY from the coding sequence TTGCCATCAAACTTCGTAAAAAGATGGGAAGAAAAAGACCAGGGTGGACTTAAAGGTGTTCTGAAACAGTCTCCACCCCTAAGATCTAAGATTGAACTCGCAATAAGGAGGATCGAAGCTCAAATACAGTACCTAGAAAATACTATAGCGAATTTTTCAGAGAGAGATAAGTATCTGTTCTCTAAGATTGTCGACTTGTACTCCAAGAACCAGATTCAAAGAGCAAGCATCTTCGCCAATGAGCTTGCTGAACTTAGGAAAATGGCAAACTTTATGATGAATGCGCAGCTCGCGCTAGAAAGAGTTGTTCTAAGACTAAGAACTGTTACCCAGCTTGGTAACGTCGTCGTTAATCTGGCGCCTGCAGCACAGGTTCTTCAAAGTGTAAGGACAGGAATTGCAGGAATCATGCCGAACGCAGAGAAAGAGCTTGAGAACATAGGCCTTATGCTAAACGACATAATGATAGAAGCAGGACAGACAACTGGGATTTCGCCAGACATCGAAGTAGCTAGTGAGGACGCGAGAAAGATACTTGCAGAAGCTTCAATGGTTGCCGAGCAGAGAATGAAAGAGAAGTTCCCAGAGCTTCCAGCGCTTAAACAACCAGAAGCTGGAGAGGAGTTCAAATACCCGCAGTACTAG